In one window of Miscanthus floridulus cultivar M001 chromosome 12, ASM1932011v1, whole genome shotgun sequence DNA:
- the LOC136496448 gene encoding fatty acid amide hydrolase-like isoform X5: MHELGLGVTENNPNYGTARHPHSVDRYTGGSSSGPAALVSSGLCSVAIGTYSGGSVRIPSALCGIVGFKTTYGRTDMTGVLCDSGTVEVASPLVSSVEDAILVYSAIAGSRPMEKLTLRPCRCYCSCTRVRATAAAAHPPPRRPAAGSESPLCVPNLLSPENSNILGSVKIGKYTEWFNDVSDHEISSTCDDALKLLCSAFGCEIEEITLPELEEMRTAHVVSIGSESFCDLNLHYKAGRRIMHYHMEAFKKVDVIATPTTGVLPATGCPTTPPSPLQGHHRRHWTSTTSPPRRLQHRSTSVYAGAATTPVTMYQRVTHTKELCLKKRKRPSAFYDILKA, from the exons ATGCATGAGCTAGGCCTTGGAGTAACTGAAAACAATCCAAATTATGG AACAGCAAGACATCCACATTCGGTTGATAGATATACTGGTGGATCTTCATCTGGTCCTGCTGCATTAGTATCATCAGGATTATGCTCAGTAGCAATTGGAACATATAGTGGAG GTTCAGTTAGAATTCCATCTGCACTTTGTGGTATAGTTGGTTTCAAGACAACATATGGGAGGACAGATATGACTGG GGTACTTTGTGACTCTGGGACTGTTGAAGTTGCTTCTCCTCTTGtatcatcagttgaggatgctaTACTAGT GTATTCTGCAATAGCAGGCTCAAGACCTATGGAAAAGCTTACCCTTAGACCA TGCCGCTGTTACTGTAGCTGCACGAGGGTTAGGGCTACAGCCGCAGCCGCCCATCCTCCACCACGGCGTCCAGCCGCCGGCAGCGAG TCGCCACTATGTGTCCCAAATTTATTGTCTCCAGAAAACAGCAATATCCTGGGATCAGTTAAAATAGGAAAATATACAGAG TGGTTTAATGATGTTTCTGATCATGAGATATCGAGTACATGTGACGATGCACTTAAACTTCTCTGCAGCGCTTTCGGATGTGAA ATAGAAGAGATAACATTACCAGAGCTTGAAGAGATGCGTACTGCCCATGTTGTCTCAATTGGCTCAGAGTCATTCTGTGACCTGAATCTTCATTACAAAGCAGG GAGGAGGATAATGCACTATCACATGGAAGCTTTCAAGAAGGTCGATGTCATAGCAACTCCTACAACTGG tgtgctgccagcgacgggatgccccaccaCACCGCCGTCGCCTCTGCAGGGTCACCACCGTCGCCACTGGACATCCACGACATCGCCACCACGACGCCTACAACACCGCAGTACCAGCGTCTACGCCGGAGCTGCCACGACACCAGTGACCATGTACCAAAGGGTGACCCATACGAAG GAGCTGTGTCTGAAGAAACGGAAGCGGCCCTCTGCATTCTATGACATTTTGAAGGCCTGA
- the LOC136496448 gene encoding fatty acid amide hydrolase-like isoform X6, which produces MASSRNSIFKIASDMCCYLCPGNPISILDGVFVAIKDDNIDCFPYPTKGATTFFDQIHTVEKDAVCVARLRKCGVIFIGKANMHELGLGVTENNPNYGTARHPHSVDRYTGGSSSGPAALVSSGLCSVAIGTYSGGSVRIPSALCGIVGFKTTYGRTDMTGVLCDSGTVEVASPLVSSVEDAILVYSAIAGSRPMEKLTLRPIEEITLPELEEMRTAHVVSIGSESFCDLNLHYKAGRRIMHYHMEAFKKVDVIATPTTGVLPATGCPTTPPSPLQGHHRRHWTSTTSPPRRLQHRSTSVYAGAATTPVTMYQRVTHTKELCLKKRKRPSAFYDILKA; this is translated from the exons ATGGCTTCAAGTAGAAATTCCATTTTTAAAATTGCATCTGATATGTGTTGCTACTTGTGCCCAGGAAATCCGATATCCATTTTAGATGGGGTCTTTGTTGCCATTAAGGATGACAACATTGACTGCTTCCCGTATCCAACAAAGG GTGCTACAACATTCTTTGACCAAATCCACACTGTGGAGAAAGATGCAGTCTGCGTGGCTCGGTTGCGGAAATGTGGAGTCATCTTTATCGGTAAAGCAAACATGCATGAGCTAGGCCTTGGAGTAACTGAAAACAATCCAAATTATGG AACAGCAAGACATCCACATTCGGTTGATAGATATACTGGTGGATCTTCATCTGGTCCTGCTGCATTAGTATCATCAGGATTATGCTCAGTAGCAATTGGAACATATAGTGGAG GTTCAGTTAGAATTCCATCTGCACTTTGTGGTATAGTTGGTTTCAAGACAACATATGGGAGGACAGATATGACTGG GGTACTTTGTGACTCTGGGACTGTTGAAGTTGCTTCTCCTCTTGtatcatcagttgaggatgctaTACTAGT GTATTCTGCAATAGCAGGCTCAAGACCTATGGAAAAGCTTACCCTTAGACCA ATAGAAGAGATAACATTACCAGAGCTTGAAGAGATGCGTACTGCCCATGTTGTCTCAATTGGCTCAGAGTCATTCTGTGACCTGAATCTTCATTACAAAGCAGG GAGGAGGATAATGCACTATCACATGGAAGCTTTCAAGAAGGTCGATGTCATAGCAACTCCTACAACTGG tgtgctgccagcgacgggatgccccaccaCACCGCCGTCGCCTCTGCAGGGTCACCACCGTCGCCACTGGACATCCACGACATCGCCACCACGACGCCTACAACACCGCAGTACCAGCGTCTACGCCGGAGCTGCCACGACACCAGTGACCATGTACCAAAGGGTGACCCATACGAAG GAGCTGTGTCTGAAGAAACGGAAGCGGCCCTCTGCATTCTATGACATTTTGAAGGCCTGA
- the LOC136496448 gene encoding fatty acid amide hydrolase-like isoform X1, producing the protein MASSRNSIFKIASDMCCYLCPGNPISILDGVFVAIKDDNIDCFPYPTKGATTFFDQIHTVEKDAVCVARLRKCGVIFIGKANMHELGLGVTENNPNYGTARHPHSVDRYTGGSSSGPAALVSSGLCSVAIGTYSGGSVRIPSALCGIVGFKTTYGRTDMTGVLCDSGTVEVASPLVSSVEDAILVYSAIAGSRPMEKLTLRPCRCYCSCTRVRATAAAAHPPPRRPAAGSESPLCVPNLLSPENSNILGSVKIGKYTEWFNDVSDHEISSTCDDALKLLCSAFGCEIEEITLPELEEMRTAHVVSIGSESFCDLNLHYKAGRRIMHYHMEAFKKVDVIATPTTGVLPATGCPTTPPSPLQGHHRRHWTSTTSPPRRLQHRSTSVYAGAATTPVTMYQRVTHTKELCLKKRKRPSAFYDILKA; encoded by the exons ATGGCTTCAAGTAGAAATTCCATTTTTAAAATTGCATCTGATATGTGTTGCTACTTGTGCCCAGGAAATCCGATATCCATTTTAGATGGGGTCTTTGTTGCCATTAAGGATGACAACATTGACTGCTTCCCGTATCCAACAAAGG GTGCTACAACATTCTTTGACCAAATCCACACTGTGGAGAAAGATGCAGTCTGCGTGGCTCGGTTGCGGAAATGTGGAGTCATCTTTATCGGTAAAGCAAACATGCATGAGCTAGGCCTTGGAGTAACTGAAAACAATCCAAATTATGG AACAGCAAGACATCCACATTCGGTTGATAGATATACTGGTGGATCTTCATCTGGTCCTGCTGCATTAGTATCATCAGGATTATGCTCAGTAGCAATTGGAACATATAGTGGAG GTTCAGTTAGAATTCCATCTGCACTTTGTGGTATAGTTGGTTTCAAGACAACATATGGGAGGACAGATATGACTGG GGTACTTTGTGACTCTGGGACTGTTGAAGTTGCTTCTCCTCTTGtatcatcagttgaggatgctaTACTAGT GTATTCTGCAATAGCAGGCTCAAGACCTATGGAAAAGCTTACCCTTAGACCA TGCCGCTGTTACTGTAGCTGCACGAGGGTTAGGGCTACAGCCGCAGCCGCCCATCCTCCACCACGGCGTCCAGCCGCCGGCAGCGAG TCGCCACTATGTGTCCCAAATTTATTGTCTCCAGAAAACAGCAATATCCTGGGATCAGTTAAAATAGGAAAATATACAGAG TGGTTTAATGATGTTTCTGATCATGAGATATCGAGTACATGTGACGATGCACTTAAACTTCTCTGCAGCGCTTTCGGATGTGAA ATAGAAGAGATAACATTACCAGAGCTTGAAGAGATGCGTACTGCCCATGTTGTCTCAATTGGCTCAGAGTCATTCTGTGACCTGAATCTTCATTACAAAGCAGG GAGGAGGATAATGCACTATCACATGGAAGCTTTCAAGAAGGTCGATGTCATAGCAACTCCTACAACTGG tgtgctgccagcgacgggatgccccaccaCACCGCCGTCGCCTCTGCAGGGTCACCACCGTCGCCACTGGACATCCACGACATCGCCACCACGACGCCTACAACACCGCAGTACCAGCGTCTACGCCGGAGCTGCCACGACACCAGTGACCATGTACCAAAGGGTGACCCATACGAAG GAGCTGTGTCTGAAGAAACGGAAGCGGCCCTCTGCATTCTATGACATTTTGAAGGCCTGA
- the LOC136496448 gene encoding fatty acid amide hydrolase-like isoform X4, with protein MASSRNSIFKIASDMCCYLCPGNPISILDGVFVAIKDDNIDCFPYPTKGATTFFDQIHTVEKDAVCVARLRKCGVIFIGKANMHELGLGVTENNPNYGTARHPHSVDRYTGGSSSGPAALVSSGLCSVAIGTYSGGSVRIPSALCGIVGFKTTYGRTDMTGVLCDSGTVEVASPLVSSVEDAILVYSAIAGSRPMEKLTLRPCRCYCSCTRVRATAAAAHPPPRRPAAGSESPLCVPNLLSPENSNILGSVKIGKYTEWFNDVSDHEISSTCDDALKLLCSAFGCEIEEITLPELEEMRTAHVVSIGSESFCDLNLHYKAGRRIMHYHMEAFKKVDVIATPTTGSCV; from the exons ATGGCTTCAAGTAGAAATTCCATTTTTAAAATTGCATCTGATATGTGTTGCTACTTGTGCCCAGGAAATCCGATATCCATTTTAGATGGGGTCTTTGTTGCCATTAAGGATGACAACATTGACTGCTTCCCGTATCCAACAAAGG GTGCTACAACATTCTTTGACCAAATCCACACTGTGGAGAAAGATGCAGTCTGCGTGGCTCGGTTGCGGAAATGTGGAGTCATCTTTATCGGTAAAGCAAACATGCATGAGCTAGGCCTTGGAGTAACTGAAAACAATCCAAATTATGG AACAGCAAGACATCCACATTCGGTTGATAGATATACTGGTGGATCTTCATCTGGTCCTGCTGCATTAGTATCATCAGGATTATGCTCAGTAGCAATTGGAACATATAGTGGAG GTTCAGTTAGAATTCCATCTGCACTTTGTGGTATAGTTGGTTTCAAGACAACATATGGGAGGACAGATATGACTGG GGTACTTTGTGACTCTGGGACTGTTGAAGTTGCTTCTCCTCTTGtatcatcagttgaggatgctaTACTAGT GTATTCTGCAATAGCAGGCTCAAGACCTATGGAAAAGCTTACCCTTAGACCA TGCCGCTGTTACTGTAGCTGCACGAGGGTTAGGGCTACAGCCGCAGCCGCCCATCCTCCACCACGGCGTCCAGCCGCCGGCAGCGAG TCGCCACTATGTGTCCCAAATTTATTGTCTCCAGAAAACAGCAATATCCTGGGATCAGTTAAAATAGGAAAATATACAGAG TGGTTTAATGATGTTTCTGATCATGAGATATCGAGTACATGTGACGATGCACTTAAACTTCTCTGCAGCGCTTTCGGATGTGAA ATAGAAGAGATAACATTACCAGAGCTTGAAGAGATGCGTACTGCCCATGTTGTCTCAATTGGCTCAGAGTCATTCTGTGACCTGAATCTTCATTACAAAGCAGG GAGGAGGATAATGCACTATCACATGGAAGCTTTCAAGAAGGTCGATGTCATAGCAACTCCTACAACTGG GAGCTGTGTCTGA
- the LOC136496448 gene encoding fatty acid amide hydrolase-like isoform X2 has translation MASSRNSIFKIASDMCCYLCPGNPISILDGVFVAIKDDNIDCFPYPTKGATTFFDQIHTVEKDAVCVARLRKCGVIFIGKANMHELGLGVTENNPNYGTARHPHSVDRYTGGSSSGPAALVSSGLCSVAIGTYSGGSVRIPSALCGIVGFKTTYGRTDMTGVLCDSGTVEVASPLVSSVEDAILVYSAIAGSRPMEKLTLRPCRCYCSCTRVRATAAAAHPPPRRPAAGSESPLCVPNLLSPENSNILGSVKIGKYTEWFNDVSDHEISSTCDDALKLLCSAFGCEIEEITLPELEEMRTAHVVSIGSESFCDLNLHYKAGRRIMHYHMEAFKKVDVIATPTTGVLPATGCPTTPPSPL, from the exons ATGGCTTCAAGTAGAAATTCCATTTTTAAAATTGCATCTGATATGTGTTGCTACTTGTGCCCAGGAAATCCGATATCCATTTTAGATGGGGTCTTTGTTGCCATTAAGGATGACAACATTGACTGCTTCCCGTATCCAACAAAGG GTGCTACAACATTCTTTGACCAAATCCACACTGTGGAGAAAGATGCAGTCTGCGTGGCTCGGTTGCGGAAATGTGGAGTCATCTTTATCGGTAAAGCAAACATGCATGAGCTAGGCCTTGGAGTAACTGAAAACAATCCAAATTATGG AACAGCAAGACATCCACATTCGGTTGATAGATATACTGGTGGATCTTCATCTGGTCCTGCTGCATTAGTATCATCAGGATTATGCTCAGTAGCAATTGGAACATATAGTGGAG GTTCAGTTAGAATTCCATCTGCACTTTGTGGTATAGTTGGTTTCAAGACAACATATGGGAGGACAGATATGACTGG GGTACTTTGTGACTCTGGGACTGTTGAAGTTGCTTCTCCTCTTGtatcatcagttgaggatgctaTACTAGT GTATTCTGCAATAGCAGGCTCAAGACCTATGGAAAAGCTTACCCTTAGACCA TGCCGCTGTTACTGTAGCTGCACGAGGGTTAGGGCTACAGCCGCAGCCGCCCATCCTCCACCACGGCGTCCAGCCGCCGGCAGCGAG TCGCCACTATGTGTCCCAAATTTATTGTCTCCAGAAAACAGCAATATCCTGGGATCAGTTAAAATAGGAAAATATACAGAG TGGTTTAATGATGTTTCTGATCATGAGATATCGAGTACATGTGACGATGCACTTAAACTTCTCTGCAGCGCTTTCGGATGTGAA ATAGAAGAGATAACATTACCAGAGCTTGAAGAGATGCGTACTGCCCATGTTGTCTCAATTGGCTCAGAGTCATTCTGTGACCTGAATCTTCATTACAAAGCAGG GAGGAGGATAATGCACTATCACATGGAAGCTTTCAAGAAGGTCGATGTCATAGCAACTCCTACAACTGG tgtgctgccagcgacgggatgccccaccaCACCGCCGTCGCCTCTGTAG
- the LOC136496448 gene encoding fatty acid amide hydrolase-like isoform X7 → MASSRNSIFKIASDMCCYLCPGNPISILDGVFVAIKDDNIDCFPYPTKGATTFFDQIHTVEKDAVCVARLRKCGVIFIGKANMHELGLGVTENNPNYGTARHPHSVDRYTGGSSSGPAALVSSGLCSVAIGTYSGGSVRIPSALCGIVGFKTTYGRTDMTGVLCDSGTVEVASPLVSSVEDAILVYSAIAGSRPMEKLTLRPSPLCVPNLLSPENSNILGSVKIGKYTEWFNDVSDHEISSTCDDALKLLCSAFGCEIEEITLPELEEMRTAHVVSIGSESFCDLNLHYKAGRKTEFTLDTRTSLALFGSFTATDYVASQSIS, encoded by the exons ATGGCTTCAAGTAGAAATTCCATTTTTAAAATTGCATCTGATATGTGTTGCTACTTGTGCCCAGGAAATCCGATATCCATTTTAGATGGGGTCTTTGTTGCCATTAAGGATGACAACATTGACTGCTTCCCGTATCCAACAAAGG GTGCTACAACATTCTTTGACCAAATCCACACTGTGGAGAAAGATGCAGTCTGCGTGGCTCGGTTGCGGAAATGTGGAGTCATCTTTATCGGTAAAGCAAACATGCATGAGCTAGGCCTTGGAGTAACTGAAAACAATCCAAATTATGG AACAGCAAGACATCCACATTCGGTTGATAGATATACTGGTGGATCTTCATCTGGTCCTGCTGCATTAGTATCATCAGGATTATGCTCAGTAGCAATTGGAACATATAGTGGAG GTTCAGTTAGAATTCCATCTGCACTTTGTGGTATAGTTGGTTTCAAGACAACATATGGGAGGACAGATATGACTGG GGTACTTTGTGACTCTGGGACTGTTGAAGTTGCTTCTCCTCTTGtatcatcagttgaggatgctaTACTAGT GTATTCTGCAATAGCAGGCTCAAGACCTATGGAAAAGCTTACCCTTAGACCA TCGCCACTATGTGTCCCAAATTTATTGTCTCCAGAAAACAGCAATATCCTGGGATCAGTTAAAATAGGAAAATATACAGAG TGGTTTAATGATGTTTCTGATCATGAGATATCGAGTACATGTGACGATGCACTTAAACTTCTCTGCAGCGCTTTCGGATGTGAA ATAGAAGAGATAACATTACCAGAGCTTGAAGAGATGCGTACTGCCCATGTTGTCTCAATTGGCTCAGAGTCATTCTGTGACCTGAATCTTCATTACAAAGCAGG AAGGAAAACTGAGTTTACGCTGGATACTCGAACAAGTTTGGCACTTTTTGGGTCGTTCACTGCAACTGATTATGTGGCATCTCAAAGTATAAGTTGA
- the LOC136496448 gene encoding fatty acid amide hydrolase-like isoform X3, with protein MASSRNSIFKIASDMCCYLCPGNPISILDGVFVAIKDDNIDCFPYPTKGATTFFDQIHTVEKDAVCVARLRKCGVIFIGKANMHELGLGVTENNPNYGTARHPHSVDRYTGGSSSGPAALVSSGLCSVAIGTYSGGSVRIPSALCGIVGFKTTYGRTDMTGVLCDSGTVEVASPLVSSVEDAILVYSAIAGSRPMEKLTLRPCRCYCSCTRVRATAAAAHPPPRRPAAGSESPLCVPNLLSPENSNILGSVKIGKYTEWFNDVSDHEISSTCDDALKLLCSAFGCEIEEITLPELEEMRTAHVVSIGSESFCDLNLHYKAGRKTEFTLDTRTSLALFGSFTATDYVASQSIS; from the exons ATGGCTTCAAGTAGAAATTCCATTTTTAAAATTGCATCTGATATGTGTTGCTACTTGTGCCCAGGAAATCCGATATCCATTTTAGATGGGGTCTTTGTTGCCATTAAGGATGACAACATTGACTGCTTCCCGTATCCAACAAAGG GTGCTACAACATTCTTTGACCAAATCCACACTGTGGAGAAAGATGCAGTCTGCGTGGCTCGGTTGCGGAAATGTGGAGTCATCTTTATCGGTAAAGCAAACATGCATGAGCTAGGCCTTGGAGTAACTGAAAACAATCCAAATTATGG AACAGCAAGACATCCACATTCGGTTGATAGATATACTGGTGGATCTTCATCTGGTCCTGCTGCATTAGTATCATCAGGATTATGCTCAGTAGCAATTGGAACATATAGTGGAG GTTCAGTTAGAATTCCATCTGCACTTTGTGGTATAGTTGGTTTCAAGACAACATATGGGAGGACAGATATGACTGG GGTACTTTGTGACTCTGGGACTGTTGAAGTTGCTTCTCCTCTTGtatcatcagttgaggatgctaTACTAGT GTATTCTGCAATAGCAGGCTCAAGACCTATGGAAAAGCTTACCCTTAGACCA TGCCGCTGTTACTGTAGCTGCACGAGGGTTAGGGCTACAGCCGCAGCCGCCCATCCTCCACCACGGCGTCCAGCCGCCGGCAGCGAG TCGCCACTATGTGTCCCAAATTTATTGTCTCCAGAAAACAGCAATATCCTGGGATCAGTTAAAATAGGAAAATATACAGAG TGGTTTAATGATGTTTCTGATCATGAGATATCGAGTACATGTGACGATGCACTTAAACTTCTCTGCAGCGCTTTCGGATGTGAA ATAGAAGAGATAACATTACCAGAGCTTGAAGAGATGCGTACTGCCCATGTTGTCTCAATTGGCTCAGAGTCATTCTGTGACCTGAATCTTCATTACAAAGCAGG AAGGAAAACTGAGTTTACGCTGGATACTCGAACAAGTTTGGCACTTTTTGGGTCGTTCACTGCAACTGATTATGTGGCATCTCAAAGTATAAGTTGA